The sequence below is a genomic window from Haematobia irritans isolate KBUSLIRL chromosome 3, ASM5000362v1, whole genome shotgun sequence.
ttgaaataaattataataagccagttgcgcttggtgtttcacaaaatataaaatggctcttgtaacaatagtgatggcaaaatactttcatgagaatagtgatggcaaaatactatcacagttggcgattgttgcagtgtcacttacgagtctgtggtagcgatgaggatgaaatgaaacattgaaatgctggcagggttatggcgttttcttttcttgtaaaaaatgtgcactttttttgcattttgcccggaaattgtactgtttaggttcttttctaaaaaaaacaggcaaaagtgcgaaaaggcttcgaattctgttgtgaaaatagtgccacgcatagagacaaattacgggcattttcagcactgccaacaaacgagagtgctgcgattgccctgtttccttctttgaattcttttctgcccgctgaaatgatagcatttttttaggttgctggtaacattttaaaaatgcgcattctgtacagacaaaatgacggcaaagcacttttttcagaaaagaaaacaccattagttcATGGGATTTAtagggttaaagtggcagcccgatttgattcggactcacttagaccattcagtccattgtgatacaatatTATAGGGTAAATAATCCAGCCTTCAAATACCTGTTGGATGTATTAGCAGCCCACATTCCACCTCAACGCAAGTCTTTTGGATTATCTCCACTAGTAAGATTAGGTGCTACGCTTCTTTGTCGAAGGTGGCAGGGAACTTGGCGTGgtgcaacttctcaatagtgacgcgcttttccttaaaataatttaGTAATACAATTAatcttgaacatttttaaatttcacacatttttgtaatgtgccgctatttaaaatttgatttatatacttCTAACACAAATtgtttgttaaacattttgtaaaagaatGGAACATCCTTTATTTTTAATGCgccgactatcagttattccggacggaatgtcggtgtttgtaaagaatcttacagtgtgtcggatcgatacgacttgtcggcgatgactaaataatcggtaaatgtgttatcgatcccataaacaggcAGCAGTATCGTTTATGCCTTCGGatgtaacttataatgtgcacaatatatgggatatgttcgacacgagcatagtcgtccggaataactgatagtctgtaatgcgctttacagactatcagttattccggacggaatgtcggtgtttgtaaggaatcttacagtgtgtcggatcgatgcgacttgtcggcgatgactaaataatcggtaaatgtgttatcgatcccataaacatgcagcagtatcgattatgccttcggacttaacttatattgtgcacaatatatgggatatattcgacacgagcactgtcgtccggaataactgatagtctgtaaagcgcataagatgCAAACTAAAAAGACGCTATAAAAGAAAACAGTTATATTATCGCCATTGAATATCATGATTTTACGCTTTGGCGCAAACGATTTTGTTTAGGAGCTACAGAAGGGAATATATTTATCAGCTGTTCAAAGATCTTATTTTGGCGCGGAaaaaacattacatgtttgcaaatattaaatattaaaatattaaaatattaaatattaaaaaatgagcaaatcaaacaaaatgtttgccgaTAAGgcatttgatttaattaaagaaTTGGAAAGGTCATCGCAAACAATACCTCCCTTTGATGTGGGTAACTCTCTTAAACAACTATCTTCTAGTCCATacgatttaattttcttaaattaaaacttttaataaatttaattcgtAGGATGACGGTGTACGACAAGTTTTGGAGGAAATCAAGGCTATATTCGATGAAAATTGTGCTCAGGCGTAAGTTTGGTGAATATGAAAGCGATGTCCCAAAAAGTGAATGAATTGTCTTTATAGGGCCAATTATTCAACTTCGGGAGATCGCACTTTATGGCCACTTTTGAATTTTCGACATGCTGCTCTGCAACGAAATAGGCGCTGTCTTCTCACTTATTTATATCAACGTTTGCAACGAATTAAAGCAATGCGTTGGGAATTTGGCCCAATTATTCCTGCggacattaaaagtaatttatgTGAACCAGAGGTTTCCTTTTTCAACAAATATTCTAAATCGTTAGCTTCGTATATGCGGTCAATTGGGGATGGTCAGGGTATTGATTTGACTGGTGATTTAAGACCC
It includes:
- the LOC142228770 gene encoding DNA replication complex GINS protein PSF1-like, whose amino-acid sequence is MSKSNKMFADKAFDLIKELERSSQTIPPFDDDGVRQVLEEIKAIFDENCAQAANYSTSGDRTLWPLLNFRHAALQRNRRCLLTYLYQRLQRIKAMRWEFGPIIPADIKSNLCEPEVSFFNKYSKSLASYMRSIGDGQGIDLTGDLRPPKSLYIEVRCVEDFGKFELEDGEVIYLKKNSQHYLPRSQVETLVRQGILQHIV